One Mesomycoplasma molare genomic window carries:
- a CDS encoding MSC_0618 family F1-like ATPase beta subunit, translating into MNGKITKFWSDVVEVEFNKNELPPLNTILTLHNNTTYLLVKRLIDYKTIRAIIIYLSKDISVGEEVINTGKSFMVPVGSESQNNIYNFEGKPLLKDRITNPKYVEMNSTINKTRILDSKIEIIETGIKAIDFFMPIIKGYKLGIFGGAGVGKTVLMKEIIFNVNKNSRSTSNIFIGSGERSREAIELFQELEESDLMKNSSMYISKMNESPGARMSIVPIGITAAEYLRDKEKKDVLLFIDNIYRYVQAENEVSASLGKKPSVGGYQSTLESDVANVQERLFKNKEAGITSFQTVFLPMDDISDPSAVAVFNHLDGNLVLSRAQTAKNIFPAFDPLASSSNSVDPKIIGKRHFDAIIEAKRILKTYKDLEDVILILGFDELDEESKKTVKKALQLENFFSQNFFMTEHFTKEKGSYVKLNDTVESVIRILNEEYINQSPEIFSYIGSNLNLPTDDELGLK; encoded by the coding sequence ATGAATGGAAAAATTACTAAATTTTGAAGTGATGTTGTGGAAGTGGAATTTAATAAAAATGAACTTCCTCCTTTAAACACAATTTTAACTCTTCATAATAATACAACTTATTTGCTCGTGAAAAGATTAATAGACTATAAAACTATTAGGGCTATCATAATTTACCTATCAAAAGATATTTCTGTTGGAGAAGAAGTTATCAATACAGGGAAAAGTTTTATGGTTCCTGTAGGTTCAGAGTCACAAAACAATATTTATAATTTTGAGGGAAAACCACTTTTAAAAGATAGAATAACTAATCCTAAATATGTTGAGATGAATTCTACAATTAATAAGACAAGAATTTTAGATTCTAAAATAGAAATAATCGAAACAGGAATCAAAGCTATTGATTTTTTTATGCCTATTATTAAAGGGTACAAATTAGGTATCTTTGGAGGAGCGGGTGTAGGTAAAACAGTTTTAATGAAAGAAATTATATTTAATGTTAATAAAAATAGTAGATCTACTTCAAATATTTTTATAGGATCCGGAGAGCGTTCTAGGGAAGCTATAGAATTATTTCAAGAATTAGAAGAATCTGATTTAATGAAAAACTCATCAATGTATATTTCAAAAATGAATGAATCACCAGGAGCTAGAATGTCTATTGTACCAATAGGAATAACAGCTGCTGAATATTTAAGGGATAAAGAGAAAAAAGATGTATTGTTATTTATAGATAATATTTATCGTTATGTTCAAGCAGAAAATGAAGTTAGTGCTTCTTTAGGAAAAAAACCATCAGTGGGAGGATATCAATCTACATTAGAAAGTGATGTAGCCAATGTTCAAGAACGTCTATTTAAAAATAAAGAAGCAGGAATAACTTCTTTCCAAACAGTTTTTTTACCAATGGATGATATAAGCGATCCTTCTGCTGTTGCTGTTTTTAACCACCTGGATGGAAACTTAGTTTTATCAAGAGCACAAACAGCTAAAAATATTTTTCCAGCATTCGATCCTTTAGCAAGTTCTTCAAATTCAGTTGATCCTAAAATAATAGGGAAAAGGCACTTTGATGCAATAATAGAAGCTAAAAGAATTTTAAAAACTTATAAAGATTTAGAAGATGTAATTTTAATATTAGGGTTTGATGAATTAGATGAAGAAAGTAAAAAAACCGTGAAAAAAGCTCTACAATTAGAAAATTTCTTTTCACAAAATTTTTTCATGACAGAACACTTCACTAAAGAAAAAGGTTCATATGTAAAGTTAAATGATACAGTAGAATCTGTTATTAGAATTTTAAATGAAGAATATATAAATCAAAGTCCCGAAATATTTAGTTATATAGGATCTAATTTAAATTTACCAACAGATGATGAACTAGGTTTAAAATAA
- a CDS encoding putative immunoglobulin-blocking virulence protein: MAKNFFKVPKNKKILAVVSTTIIVPVSGSLGYYLATTDKKDSADRSELLKDTTSTINTGRNLNWKDGFNSHRDNNQKLKEEAKKPENTSSNSENVDKKEPEKSEPSSSETSSNTTVEPEKTETVPEKELEEKKEILVSPPSKVDPDPEPDPEPDPEPIEPDKTIIEEEKPIVIEEEPPVSEPVPSPEPIIPTPEPEEKPIEEAPKPNPDDFVIDFYGEKIHLKVKKQPPRNQDIRDKQAGITNRIEYINQITPELRGITVTDKIREANKKSAKRALGRSIRNEFLNGGDFFRYDTINNLQDLANFIGEDPSKYWRIIIDKFSRLISNGDKVYDFLKPEGKAIYYSELKITKQEEDEARRDYTGEKEKLLNAKKLRIISLLDQDKFTKTSSEVEKNLGEGYVIEDENSNIYINENGEISSYSFSPLINSTTARLTRDNSEKRAFGYNSYYGRNPEDTRNGNYPGWSKENVTVNYIKYGIKTNEGIKVEKLTRDEPEEGKRNEGIVVTVDVSDSRALYKLKDFIKKLKDANEEITSYRILNIGKKESSTADFFSILRELPDKLPQLELLFANYNTSFLLAIKDKEIDELSLLTTSNSLSDSWAINPLALKKVAWVNTVDYNVSGDYSSRATIASRITFNSIAFHDVNIGPNKNLKEINDGLRMVYFVRNNEPFFQGSFGPGLNPDHKESGNSYPTGLDLSGAKQLKSLKGLVFRDTIKPSNGMRKLKTIILFNDSDTFSISADELNGAQFKDVLSTEGFQMPRSKIVFSNGKTTKKIRITVENNVTQLNHEGIGNLNTLINWSNGTFGSDTVFEVEQGNDSLYSQLQSLGKKVVRVSKGSRGISFS; the protein is encoded by the coding sequence ATGGCAAAAAACTTTTTTAAAGTACCTAAAAATAAAAAAATATTAGCTGTGGTAAGTACCACAATAATAGTTCCTGTATCTGGATCTTTAGGTTATTATTTGGCTACAACTGATAAAAAAGATAGTGCCGATAGATCTGAACTATTAAAGGATACAACTAGCACAATAAACACAGGACGAAATTTAAATTGAAAAGATGGATTTAATTCTCATCGTGATAATAATCAAAAATTAAAAGAGGAAGCAAAAAAACCAGAGAACACAAGTTCTAATTCTGAAAATGTGGATAAAAAAGAACCTGAAAAATCTGAACCTTCTTCTAGTGAAACAAGTTCAAATACAACCGTTGAGCCTGAAAAAACAGAAACAGTTCCCGAAAAAGAACTTGAAGAAAAAAAAGAAATTTTAGTTTCCCCTCCTTCTAAAGTAGATCCAGATCCTGAACCAGATCCTGAACCAGATCCTGAACCAATAGAACCTGATAAAACGATAATAGAAGAAGAAAAACCTATAGTTATTGAAGAAGAACCCCCTGTAAGTGAACCCGTTCCTAGTCCGGAACCTATTATTCCAACTCCAGAACCTGAAGAGAAGCCTATAGAAGAAGCTCCAAAACCAAATCCTGATGATTTTGTAATTGATTTTTATGGAGAAAAAATTCACTTAAAAGTTAAAAAGCAACCACCAAGAAATCAGGATATCCGGGATAAGCAAGCAGGGATAACAAATAGAATAGAATATATTAATCAAATAACTCCTGAATTAAGAGGAATAACTGTTACTGATAAAATCCGGGAAGCTAATAAAAAAAGCGCTAAAAGAGCTTTAGGAAGAAGTATAAGAAACGAATTTTTAAATGGTGGTGACTTTTTTAGATATGATACTATTAATAATTTACAAGATCTAGCAAACTTTATAGGTGAAGATCCTTCAAAATATTGAAGAATAATAATAGATAAATTCTCTAGATTAATTTCAAATGGAGATAAAGTTTATGATTTTTTAAAACCTGAAGGAAAGGCTATTTATTATTCAGAACTAAAGATTACTAAACAGGAAGAAGACGAAGCTCGTAGGGATTATACAGGAGAAAAAGAAAAACTTTTAAATGCTAAAAAGTTAAGAATAATTAGCTTACTAGATCAAGATAAATTTACTAAAACTTCATCAGAAGTTGAAAAAAATTTAGGTGAAGGATATGTTATAGAAGATGAAAATTCTAATATTTATATAAATGAAAATGGAGAAATATCATCATATTCATTTAGTCCTTTAATTAATAGTACTACTGCCAGATTAACAAGAGATAATTCTGAAAAAAGAGCATTTGGTTATAATAGTTATTATGGTAGAAATCCTGAAGATACTAGAAATGGTAATTATCCTGGCTGATCAAAAGAAAATGTCACAGTTAATTATATTAAATACGGAATTAAAACAAATGAGGGTATAAAAGTTGAAAAATTAACTAGAGATGAACCTGAAGAAGGTAAAAGAAATGAAGGAATAGTTGTTACAGTTGATGTTTCTGATTCTAGAGCTTTATATAAATTAAAAGATTTTATTAAAAAGTTAAAGGATGCTAATGAAGAAATAACTTCATATAGAATACTTAACATTGGAAAAAAAGAATCATCTACAGCAGATTTCTTTTCTATACTTAGAGAATTACCTGATAAATTGCCTCAATTAGAATTATTATTTGCTAATTATAATACTTCATTTTTATTAGCGATAAAAGATAAAGAAATTGATGAATTATCATTATTAACTACATCTAATTCTTTATCTGATTCTTGAGCAATTAATCCATTAGCTTTAAAGAAAGTAGCTTGGGTAAATACTGTCGACTACAATGTAAGTGGTGATTATTCTTCTAGAGCTACAATCGCAAGTAGAATTACTTTTAACTCAATAGCTTTTCATGATGTAAATATAGGTCCGAATAAAAACTTAAAAGAAATAAACGATGGTTTAAGGATGGTTTATTTTGTAAGAAACAATGAGCCGTTTTTCCAAGGATCATTTGGACCTGGTTTAAATCCAGATCATAAAGAAAGCGGTAATAGTTATCCTACTGGATTAGATTTATCTGGAGCAAAACAACTCAAATCATTAAAGGGGTTGGTTTTTAGAGACACGATTAAACCTTCAAATGGAATGAGAAAATTAAAAACTATAATTTTATTTAATGATAGTGATACTTTTTCTATAAGTGCCGATGAATTAAATGGAGCACAATTCAAGGACGTTCTTTCAACAGAAGGATTTCAAATGCCTAGAAGTAAAATAGTTTTTAGTAACGGAAAAACAACAAAGAAAATTAGAATTACAGTAGAAAATAATGTAACACAATTAAATCATGAAGGAATTGGTAATTTAAATACTTTAATTAATTGAAGTAATGGTACTTTTGGTTCTGATACTGTTTTTGAAGTAGAACAAGGAAATGATTCTCTTTATTCACAACTTCAATCATTAGGTAAAAAGGTGGTTAGAGTATCTAAAGGATCAAGAGGAATTTCATTCTCATAA